In Micromonospora sp. WMMA1363, a genomic segment contains:
- a CDS encoding ADP-ribosylglycohydrolase family protein gives MSFTLFADTRIALARESLAGLSVGDALGSQFFVPGRSPADLAAGRLPPPPWAWTDDTEMACSVVDALAGAGRIDRDALAVAFAERCEPYRGYGPGAVTILRLIRTGTPWPAAAASAFDGEGSCGNGAAMRVGPLGAYFADSTARAAAQARASAEVTHAHPEGVAGAVAVAVAASLSARARLDGHRPEPDRLLAGVAAALDPASAVNRGVRRAAGLLGRPLPEVVDALGNGSRVTAQDTVAFTCWVAARHLEDYPAAIRACVEAGGDVDTTAAIVGAVVAAYTGVGTPGGVPVPWLDAREALPDWLP, from the coding sequence ATGTCCTTCACGCTCTTCGCCGACACCCGGATCGCGCTGGCCCGGGAGTCGCTGGCCGGACTGTCGGTCGGCGACGCCCTCGGCTCCCAGTTCTTCGTTCCCGGCCGGAGCCCCGCTGACCTGGCCGCCGGTCGACTCCCGCCCCCGCCCTGGGCCTGGACCGACGACACCGAGATGGCCTGCTCCGTGGTCGACGCCCTCGCCGGGGCCGGGCGGATCGACCGGGACGCGCTCGCTGTCGCGTTCGCCGAGCGCTGCGAGCCGTACCGGGGGTACGGCCCGGGTGCGGTCACCATCCTGCGGCTGATCCGCACCGGCACCCCCTGGCCGGCGGCCGCCGCGTCGGCCTTCGACGGGGAGGGTTCCTGTGGCAACGGGGCCGCGATGCGGGTCGGCCCGCTGGGCGCGTACTTCGCCGACTCCACCGCCCGGGCAGCGGCGCAGGCCCGAGCGTCGGCCGAGGTCACCCACGCCCACCCGGAGGGCGTCGCCGGCGCGGTCGCCGTCGCGGTGGCCGCGTCGCTGTCCGCCCGTGCCCGGCTGGACGGTCACCGCCCCGAACCGGACCGGCTGCTCGCCGGGGTGGCGGCCGCGCTCGACCCGGCCAGCGCGGTGAACCGCGGCGTGCGGCGGGCCGCCGGACTGCTCGGCCGTCCCCTGCCGGAGGTGGTGGACGCGCTGGGTAACGGCTCCCGGGTCACGGCACAGGACACCGTCGCCTTCACCTGCTGGGTTGCCGCCAGGCACCTCGAGGACTACCCGGCGGCCATCCGCGCCTGCGTGGAGGCGGGTGGGGACGTGGACACCACCGCCGCGATCGTCGGGGCGGTGGTCGCCGCGTACACCGGGGTCGGCACCCCGGGTGGGGTGCCGGTCCCGTGGCTCGACGCCCGTGAGGCACTGCCCGACTGGCTGCCCTGA
- a CDS encoding DUF1775 domain-containing protein codes for MGRTRERYRRVGTLVAVASGAVLAWPGTAYAADVTVAPTQARQGDAVKVEFVVPPERAGTTTEQIEIRLPVDAPIAEVYPMSVDGWAPRIAMRDLDRPIAGIHSSDVNQVTSAVTWFRMPGSPAGPARLVLSMGPLPRVERLTFEVRQTYADGTVVRWSGPTGEKAAPALTLLPPLPGAPQGGHAGHGTAAGAPAGPGAPGSRADTPPAGGDTDGLLVAGLLAGLGGGVAGGWLLSRWRRREPSDERSELRAVLDGDPPAATASEPVDREPAAAR; via the coding sequence ATGGGAAGGACGCGTGAGCGGTACCGCCGGGTCGGGACACTCGTCGCCGTGGCCTCGGGCGCGGTGCTGGCCTGGCCCGGCACGGCGTACGCGGCGGACGTGACGGTCGCGCCGACGCAGGCCCGGCAGGGCGACGCGGTGAAGGTGGAGTTCGTGGTGCCACCGGAACGGGCGGGCACCACGACCGAACAGATCGAGATCAGGTTGCCCGTCGACGCCCCGATCGCCGAGGTCTACCCGATGTCGGTCGACGGCTGGGCGCCCCGGATCGCCATGCGTGACCTCGACCGGCCGATCGCCGGTATCCACTCCTCCGACGTCAACCAGGTCACCAGCGCGGTGACCTGGTTCCGCATGCCCGGCTCACCCGCCGGACCGGCCCGGCTCGTCCTGTCGATGGGCCCGCTGCCGCGGGTCGAACGGCTGACCTTCGAGGTGCGCCAGACGTACGCCGACGGCACGGTGGTGCGGTGGTCGGGCCCGACCGGGGAGAAGGCGGCGCCGGCGCTCACCCTGCTGCCGCCCCTGCCGGGCGCACCGCAGGGCGGCCACGCCGGGCACGGCACGGCGGCGGGCGCGCCGGCCGGGCCGGGCGCACCGGGGTCGCGTGCCGACACACCGCCCGCCGGCGGCGACACCGACGGGCTCCTCGTCGCCGGCCTGCTCGCGGGCTTGGGCGGTGGTGTGGCGGGCGGCTGGCTGCTCAGCCGCTGGCGCCGACGGGAGCCGTCGGACGAGCGGAGCGAGCTGCGCGCGGTTCTCGACGGCGACCCGCCGGCCGCGACGGCATCCGAGCCGGTCGACCGTGAGCCGGCGGCGGCCCGCTGA
- the thrS gene encoding threonine--tRNA ligase, whose product MSAPRIPVVADPVVVAAGTTAADAVTAAGLPTGGAKAIVVVRDAQGQLRDLDWRPAVDIEVEPVAIDTPDGLNVLRHSTAHVLAQAVQDVFPEAKLGIGPPIENGFYYDFAVDKPFQPEDLAKLEKRMQEIVKSGQRFRRRRFHSLDEARTELAGEPFKLELIDVKGEGLDTDEVMEVGGGELTIYDNLAAGEDKVCWSDLCRGPHLPNTRLIGAFKLMRSAAAYWRGSEKNPQLQRVYGTAWPTRDELKAYLRLLEEAARRDHRKLGADLDLFSFPDEIGSGLAVFHPKGGIIRRELENYSRRRHEEAGYEFVNTPHITKGQLFETSGHLQWYADGMYPPMEMEGANYYLKPMNCPFHNLIFRSRGRSYRELPLRLFEFGSVYRFEKSGVVHGLTRVRGMTQDDAHIYCTQEQMAGELKSLLSFVLDLLRDYGLDDFYLELSTRNPDKSVGTDESWERATEALRSAAEESGLDLVPDPGGAAFYGPKISVQAKDAIGRTWQMSTIQVDFNLPERFNLEYQAADGSRQRPVMIHRALFGSIERFFGVLTEHYAGAFPAWLAPVQVVGIPIRDDHTDYLHGFVAALRAEGIRAQVDTGDDRMQKKIRTAQQQKIPFMVIAGDDDVAAGTVSFRYRDGSQRNGVPMAEAVRHILDVVTSRSNTGPSAAEG is encoded by the coding sequence GTGTCCGCACCCCGTATCCCCGTCGTGGCCGACCCCGTCGTCGTGGCCGCCGGGACCACGGCGGCCGACGCGGTGACGGCGGCCGGCCTTCCCACCGGTGGCGCCAAGGCGATCGTGGTGGTCCGCGACGCGCAGGGCCAGCTCCGTGACCTGGACTGGCGACCGGCGGTCGACATTGAGGTCGAGCCGGTGGCCATCGACACCCCGGACGGGCTGAACGTGCTGCGCCACTCCACCGCGCACGTGCTGGCCCAGGCCGTGCAGGACGTCTTCCCGGAGGCGAAGCTCGGCATCGGTCCACCGATCGAGAACGGCTTCTACTACGACTTCGCCGTGGACAAGCCGTTCCAGCCGGAGGACCTGGCGAAGCTCGAGAAGCGGATGCAGGAGATCGTCAAGTCGGGTCAGCGGTTCCGCCGGCGGCGTTTCCACAGCCTGGACGAGGCGAGGACCGAGTTGGCCGGTGAGCCGTTCAAGCTCGAGCTGATCGACGTCAAGGGCGAGGGACTGGATACCGACGAGGTGATGGAGGTCGGCGGCGGCGAGCTGACCATCTACGACAACCTCGCCGCGGGTGAGGACAAGGTCTGCTGGTCCGACCTCTGTCGGGGCCCGCACCTGCCGAACACCCGGCTGATCGGAGCGTTCAAGTTGATGCGCTCCGCCGCCGCGTACTGGCGCGGTTCGGAGAAGAACCCGCAACTCCAGCGGGTCTACGGCACCGCGTGGCCGACGCGCGACGAGCTGAAGGCGTACCTGAGACTCCTCGAGGAGGCCGCGCGGCGCGACCACCGCAAGCTCGGCGCAGACCTCGACCTGTTCAGCTTCCCCGACGAGATCGGCTCCGGCCTCGCGGTCTTTCACCCCAAGGGCGGCATCATCCGCCGCGAACTGGAGAACTACTCGCGGCGCCGGCACGAGGAGGCGGGGTACGAGTTCGTCAACACCCCGCACATCACCAAGGGGCAGCTCTTCGAGACCTCCGGGCATCTCCAGTGGTACGCCGACGGCATGTACCCGCCCATGGAGATGGAGGGCGCAAACTACTACCTCAAGCCGATGAACTGCCCGTTCCACAACCTGATCTTCCGGTCGCGGGGGCGGTCCTACCGAGAGCTGCCGCTTCGGTTGTTCGAGTTCGGCTCGGTCTACCGGTTCGAGAAGTCCGGTGTCGTGCACGGACTGACCCGGGTACGTGGCATGACCCAGGACGACGCGCACATCTACTGCACGCAGGAGCAGATGGCGGGCGAGCTGAAGTCGCTGCTCTCCTTCGTGCTCGACCTGCTGCGTGACTACGGCCTGGATGACTTCTACCTCGAGCTGTCCACCCGTAACCCGGACAAGTCGGTCGGTACTGACGAGAGCTGGGAACGGGCCACCGAGGCGCTGCGCTCGGCCGCCGAGGAGTCCGGTCTGGACCTGGTGCCCGACCCGGGCGGGGCGGCGTTCTACGGACCGAAGATCTCGGTGCAGGCCAAGGACGCCATCGGCCGGACCTGGCAGATGTCCACCATCCAGGTCGACTTCAACCTGCCGGAGCGGTTCAACCTGGAGTACCAGGCCGCGGACGGGTCCCGACAGCGGCCGGTGATGATCCACCGGGCGCTGTTCGGCTCGATCGAGCGATTCTTCGGCGTGCTCACCGAGCACTACGCGGGCGCTTTCCCGGCCTGGCTCGCCCCGGTTCAGGTGGTCGGCATCCCGATCCGCGACGACCACACCGACTACCTGCACGGGTTCGTCGCCGCGCTGCGCGCCGAGGGTATCCGGGCCCAGGTCGACACCGGTGACGACCGGATGCAGAAGAAGATCCGCACCGCCCAGCAGCAGAAGATCCCGTTCATGGTGATCGCCGGTGACGACGACGTGGCGGCGGGCACCGTGTCGTTCCGGTATCGGGACGGCTCGCAGCGCAACGGTGTGCCGATGGCCGAAGCGGTCAGGCACATCCTCGACGTGGTCACCTCCCGCAGCAACACCGGCCCCAGCGCCGCCGAGGGGTGA
- a CDS encoding HIT domain-containing protein: MADGLDRLWTPHRMTYISGGDRPEGGYEKPGGCPFCLAPGRPQPDSLVVARGEHVFVVLNLYPYNPGHLLVCPYRHVADYTDLDGPETAELAAFTQTAMRVVRKVSSAHGFNVGMNQGGVAGAGIAAHLHQHVVPRWGGDANFMPVIGRTKVLPQLLGDTRELLARAWPR; this comes from the coding sequence ATGGCGGACGGCCTGGATCGGCTCTGGACACCGCACCGGATGACGTACATCTCGGGCGGGGACCGGCCCGAGGGCGGGTACGAGAAGCCGGGCGGCTGCCCGTTCTGTCTCGCGCCCGGCCGCCCGCAGCCGGACAGTCTCGTCGTCGCGCGCGGTGAGCACGTCTTCGTGGTGCTCAACCTCTACCCGTACAACCCAGGGCACCTGTTGGTCTGCCCCTACCGGCACGTGGCCGACTACACCGACCTGGACGGTCCGGAGACGGCCGAGCTGGCCGCGTTCACCCAGACCGCCATGCGGGTGGTCCGGAAGGTCAGCAGCGCGCACGGCTTCAACGTCGGTATGAACCAGGGCGGCGTGGCCGGCGCCGGCATCGCCGCGCATCTGCACCAGCACGTGGTGCCCCGGTGGGGTGGGGACGCCAACTTCATGCCGGTGATCGGCCGGACCAAGGTCCTGCCCCAGCTGTTGGGGGACACCCGGGAACTACTGGCGCGCGCCTGGCCCCGCTGA
- a CDS encoding aldo/keto reductase: protein MAVMTRTLGRSGIEVSALGMGCWAIGGPWAEGAQPLGWGVVDDDESVRAVRRALDEGVTLFDTADTYGAGHSERILGRALAGRRDEAVVATKWGYTFDEVSRQATGEDASSAYLRRAVTDSLRRLDTDRIDLYQLHLGDLPVPRAEDLVGALEELVADGLVRAYGWSTDRTDRAAAWGQGARGATAVQHTLSVLRDAPDLLAVCDKYDLASVARGPLGMGLLTGKYTTGSTLPRDDLRGHAPGWLEWFRGGRPAPEWLRRVGAVRAALTADGRTLAQGALGWIWARSDRPIPIPGCRTVAQVEENAAALARGPLPPDQFAEVERQLAALRTAARREVDRPYRPSPTIPTARP, encoded by the coding sequence ATGGCAGTCATGACGCGGACGCTGGGTCGCAGCGGCATCGAGGTGAGCGCCCTGGGCATGGGGTGCTGGGCGATCGGTGGCCCGTGGGCCGAGGGAGCCCAGCCGTTGGGCTGGGGCGTCGTCGACGACGACGAGTCCGTCCGGGCGGTACGCCGGGCCCTCGACGAGGGCGTGACCCTCTTCGACACCGCCGACACGTACGGGGCGGGGCACTCGGAGCGGATTCTCGGCCGGGCCCTCGCCGGGCGGCGGGACGAGGCGGTCGTCGCAACGAAGTGGGGCTACACGTTCGACGAGGTGTCCCGGCAGGCGACGGGGGAGGACGCCTCGTCGGCGTACCTGCGACGGGCGGTGACCGACTCGCTGCGGCGGCTCGACACCGACCGCATCGACCTCTACCAGCTGCACCTGGGCGACCTCCCGGTGCCGCGCGCGGAGGACCTGGTCGGTGCGTTGGAGGAGTTGGTCGCCGACGGGCTGGTCCGCGCCTACGGCTGGAGCACCGACCGGACGGACCGTGCCGCGGCGTGGGGACAGGGCGCCCGGGGCGCGACCGCCGTGCAGCACACCCTGTCGGTGCTGCGGGACGCGCCGGACCTGCTCGCCGTCTGTGACAAGTACGACCTCGCCAGCGTCGCCCGGGGTCCGCTCGGGATGGGTCTGCTCACCGGCAAGTACACGACCGGCTCCACGCTGCCCCGCGACGACCTGCGCGGGCACGCGCCCGGCTGGCTGGAGTGGTTCCGGGGTGGGCGGCCGGCTCCGGAGTGGCTGCGCCGGGTAGGCGCCGTGCGGGCGGCCCTGACCGCCGACGGCCGGACCCTGGCACAGGGCGCGCTGGGCTGGATCTGGGCGCGCAGTGACCGTCCGATCCCGATTCCCGGTTGCCGGACGGTCGCCCAGGTCGAGGAGAACGCGGCGGCGCTGGCCCGGGGCCCGCTCCCGCCGGACCAGTTCGCCGAGGTCGAACGTCAGTTGGCGGCCCTGCGCACGGCGGCCCGGCGCGAAGTCGACCGCCCCTACCGGCCGAGCCCCACCATCCCCACAGCCCGCCCCTGA
- a CDS encoding elongation factor G-like protein EF-G2, which yields MAQKSQDKGVTGGVPVVTSPGTVRNVVLVGHSGAGKTTLVEALLAATGTTGRAGSVADGTTVCDHDPAAVRQQRSVSLACAPLTHDGIKVNLLDTPGYADFVGELRAGLRAADAALFVVSAVDGMDAATAALWEECAAVDLPRAVAIARLDHPRADFDEAVALCQRVFGDNVLPLYLPMLGDDGVSTAGLLGLITRRVFDYTVGLPADVRDPDPEHLPAIAESRNELIEGIIAESEDETLMDRYLEGEEIGTDILVEDLEKAVARGHFYPVVPVCAETGVGLDALLEVLTAGFPSPLEHELPAVTGVDGTPCPPLTCDPDGPLIAEVVKTTIDRHVGRVSLVRVFSGTLRPELTVHVSGHGMADRGHPDHDADERVGHIYSPLGATLREVGACVAGDICAITKSGSAETGDTISAKDTPLLIEPWEMPEPQLPVAIVARSRSDEDTLARNLARLVAGDPTLRLDRNPETHQLVLWCMGEAHADVVLERLRTGGVELDTEPVRVALRETFTVPAKGHGRHVKQSGGHGQYAVCDIEVEPLPRGTGFEFVDRVVGGAVPHNYIPSVEKGVRAQLERGLVVGYPVVDLRVTLFDGKAHSVDSSDAAFQTAGALALKDAAEKGQPALLEPVDEVVIQVPDSSVGAVMGDLSGRRGRVLGTEPDTDAQGRTLVRAEVPATELLRYAVELRSMTSGTGTFRRAFVRYDPMPTHLADQIRKEHT from the coding sequence ATGGCGCAGAAGAGTCAGGACAAGGGGGTCACCGGCGGCGTGCCGGTGGTGACCAGCCCCGGCACGGTCCGCAACGTGGTGCTCGTCGGTCACTCGGGGGCCGGCAAGACAACCCTGGTCGAGGCGCTGCTCGCGGCAACCGGCACGACCGGCCGGGCCGGAAGCGTCGCCGACGGCACGACGGTCTGCGACCACGACCCCGCCGCCGTCCGGCAACAGCGGTCGGTGAGCCTGGCCTGCGCGCCCCTGACGCACGACGGGATCAAGGTCAACCTGCTGGACACCCCCGGGTACGCCGACTTCGTCGGTGAGCTGCGCGCCGGGCTGCGGGCCGCCGACGCCGCGCTCTTCGTCGTTTCCGCCGTCGACGGGATGGACGCCGCCACCGCCGCGCTGTGGGAGGAGTGCGCCGCCGTCGATCTGCCCCGCGCCGTCGCGATCGCCCGACTGGACCACCCGCGGGCGGACTTCGACGAGGCGGTGGCACTCTGCCAGCGGGTCTTCGGCGACAACGTGCTCCCGCTCTATCTGCCGATGCTCGGCGATGACGGTGTCTCCACCGCCGGCCTGCTCGGGCTCATCACCCGTCGGGTCTTCGACTACACCGTCGGTCTCCCGGCGGATGTGCGGGACCCCGATCCGGAGCACCTGCCGGCGATCGCCGAGTCCCGCAACGAGCTGATCGAGGGGATCATCGCCGAGAGCGAGGACGAAACCCTCATGGACCGGTACCTCGAGGGCGAGGAGATCGGCACCGACATCCTCGTCGAGGACCTGGAGAAGGCCGTCGCCCGCGGCCACTTCTACCCGGTCGTGCCGGTCTGCGCCGAGACCGGGGTGGGACTCGACGCGCTGCTGGAGGTGCTCACCGCCGGCTTCCCGTCGCCGCTGGAACACGAGTTGCCGGCGGTGACCGGGGTGGACGGCACACCCTGCCCGCCGCTGACCTGCGACCCGGACGGGCCGCTGATCGCCGAGGTGGTCAAGACCACCATCGATCGGCACGTCGGGCGGGTCTCCCTGGTCCGGGTCTTCTCCGGCACCCTGCGCCCGGAGCTGACCGTGCACGTCTCCGGGCACGGCATGGCCGACCGCGGCCACCCCGACCACGACGCCGACGAACGGGTGGGGCACATCTACTCGCCGCTCGGCGCGACGCTGCGGGAGGTGGGCGCCTGCGTCGCCGGTGACATCTGCGCGATCACCAAGTCGGGCAGCGCCGAGACGGGCGACACCATCTCCGCGAAGGACACCCCGTTGCTGATCGAGCCGTGGGAGATGCCGGAACCGCAACTACCGGTGGCCATCGTGGCCCGTAGCCGCTCCGACGAGGACACGCTGGCCCGCAACCTCGCCCGGCTGGTCGCCGGCGACCCCACCCTGCGGCTGGACCGCAACCCGGAGACCCACCAGCTGGTGTTGTGGTGCATGGGCGAGGCGCACGCGGACGTTGTGCTGGAGCGGCTGCGCACCGGCGGGGTGGAATTGGACACCGAGCCGGTGCGGGTCGCGCTGCGCGAGACGTTCACCGTGCCGGCCAAGGGACACGGCCGGCACGTCAAGCAGTCCGGCGGCCACGGACAGTACGCGGTCTGCGACATCGAGGTCGAACCGTTGCCCCGCGGCACCGGCTTCGAGTTCGTCGACCGGGTGGTGGGCGGCGCCGTCCCGCACAACTACATCCCGTCGGTGGAGAAGGGCGTCCGCGCCCAGCTGGAGCGCGGCCTGGTGGTCGGCTACCCCGTCGTGGACCTACGGGTGACCCTGTTCGACGGCAAGGCGCACAGCGTCGACTCGTCCGACGCGGCGTTCCAGACCGCCGGGGCGCTGGCGCTCAAGGACGCGGCCGAGAAGGGCCAGCCGGCGCTGCTGGAACCGGTCGACGAGGTGGTCATCCAGGTGCCCGACTCGTCGGTCGGCGCGGTGATGGGTGACCTGTCCGGCCGTCGCGGCCGGGTCCTCGGCACCGAGCCGGACACCGACGCCCAGGGTCGCACGCTGGTGCGGGCCGAGGTGCCGGCGACGGAGCTGCTCCGGTACGCGGTGGAGCTGCGCTCGATGACGTCCGGCACCGGCACCTTCCGCCGCGCGTTCGTCCGCTACGACCCCATGCCCACCCACCTGGCCGACCAGATCCGCAAAGAGCACACCTGA
- the pgsA gene encoding phosphatidylinositol phosphate synthase — MAKIFQVTARAGMTRVVEPLARRLLRAGVTPNAVTVTGTLGVLVGALGFGARGDLVAGALIVTVFALTDLLDGTMARMSGGSTRFGAFLDSSMDRVADSAVFGAVAYWLATQQQESGVAAALVCLAAGGLVSYGKARAEGLGMTCNVGIAERTERLLIVGVGGLLTGLGVDPALEIALWLLAAVSIFTVGQRMAHVYRQSQHVPTAPGGQG; from the coding sequence ATGGCGAAGATCTTCCAAGTGACGGCCCGCGCGGGCATGACCCGCGTCGTCGAGCCGCTCGCGCGCCGCCTGCTCCGGGCGGGCGTCACTCCCAACGCGGTCACCGTGACGGGCACCCTCGGCGTGCTCGTCGGCGCGCTCGGGTTCGGTGCCCGCGGCGACCTCGTCGCCGGCGCGCTGATCGTGACGGTCTTCGCGCTCACCGACCTGCTCGACGGGACGATGGCCCGGATGAGCGGCGGCTCCACCCGGTTCGGGGCGTTCCTCGACTCAAGCATGGATCGTGTCGCCGACAGCGCCGTCTTCGGCGCGGTGGCGTACTGGCTGGCCACCCAGCAGCAGGAGTCGGGCGTCGCCGCCGCGTTGGTCTGTCTGGCCGCCGGTGGGCTCGTCTCCTACGGAAAGGCCCGCGCCGAAGGGCTCGGCATGACCTGCAACGTGGGCATCGCCGAGCGCACCGAACGGCTGCTCATCGTCGGCGTCGGCGGCCTGCTCACCGGTCTGGGAGTCGACCCGGCCCTGGAGATCGCGCTCTGGCTGCTCGCGGCTGTGTCGATCTTCACGGTGGGCCAGCGGATGGCCCATGTGTACCGGCAGTCCCAGCACGTCCCCACCGCGCCGGGCGGGCAGGGGTGA
- a CDS encoding phosphatidylinositol mannoside acyltransferase produces the protein MNLTELGYLAGWRVVRALPRPVVAAAFRAGADRAYRRGGPATARLRANLRRVVGPAVPDAELDDLVRAGLRSYARYWMEAFRLPALDRAEILAGFRLDGEEMLAADMAAGRGAVVALPHAGNWDTAGAWVAAMGWPIATVAERLRPEAVYQHFLAFRRNLGMEILPTQGGSRPTFDVLADRLRSGAVVALLADRVFSVRGVEVDFFGSPIRMAPGPALLALHTGAPLYVASLWYEPDAACASIEGPLPVPGPREGPMDVRTRVLTQRIADGLAAGIARHPEDWHMLQRIWLDQRASPDDAAQPPPTTGQV, from the coding sequence GTGAACCTCACCGAGCTGGGTTATCTCGCCGGGTGGCGCGTCGTCCGCGCGTTGCCCCGACCGGTCGTGGCCGCGGCCTTCCGGGCGGGCGCGGACCGCGCCTATCGTCGAGGCGGCCCGGCTACGGCCCGGCTTCGTGCCAACCTGCGCCGCGTCGTCGGTCCCGCCGTGCCCGATGCCGAGCTGGACGACCTGGTCCGGGCCGGCCTGCGATCATACGCCCGGTACTGGATGGAAGCGTTCCGCCTACCGGCGCTCGACCGGGCGGAGATCCTCGCCGGATTCCGGCTGGACGGCGAGGAGATGCTGGCCGCCGACATGGCCGCGGGCCGGGGAGCGGTCGTGGCGTTGCCGCACGCCGGGAACTGGGACACCGCCGGGGCATGGGTAGCGGCGATGGGCTGGCCGATCGCCACGGTCGCCGAGCGGCTCCGGCCCGAAGCCGTGTACCAGCACTTCCTCGCGTTCCGGCGCAACCTCGGGATGGAGATCCTGCCCACCCAGGGCGGGTCGCGGCCGACCTTCGACGTGCTGGCCGACCGGCTCCGGTCCGGTGCGGTCGTCGCGCTGCTCGCCGACCGAGTGTTCTCGGTGCGCGGCGTGGAGGTTGACTTCTTCGGTTCCCCCATCCGGATGGCGCCCGGCCCAGCGCTGTTGGCACTGCACACCGGTGCGCCTCTCTACGTCGCCTCGCTGTGGTATGAGCCGGACGCCGCGTGCGCGTCGATCGAGGGGCCGCTGCCCGTGCCCGGCCCGCGGGAGGGACCGATGGACGTGCGCACCCGGGTGCTGACCCAGCGGATCGCCGACGGTCTGGCGGCGGGCATCGCCCGACATCCGGAAGACTGGCACATGTTGCAGCGGATATGGCTGGACCAACGCGCCTCTCCGGACGACGCGGCCCAGCCCCCGCCGACCACCGGACAGGTCTGA
- a CDS encoding glycosyltransferase family 4 protein: protein MRIGIVCPYSFDVPGGVQNHVMDLAEALIGLGHEVSVLAPADEDSPLPPYLVPAGRAVPLPYNGSVARIAFGPVSTARVRRWITRGDFDVLHVHEPLTLSLSMLAVLSARGPVVATFHTAMTRSRVLAAAQGVLQIVLERITARIAVSALARKVQVEHMDGGAVEIPNGVAVAKFTGAEPLPGWPGECAPGHGGAIGFLGRFTEARKGFPVLRDAFVRLAPERPGLRLLVAGPGDSDDLYKRFPAELRERVTFLGLVSEGDKARMLRSVDLYVAPNIGGESFGMILTEALAAGTTVVASDLDAFRRVLDGGRAGRLFRTGDPSALRRALVDLLDDAGAREVLTACGDQVVANFDWPMVARRVLEVYAAAIEATDGRVIDQEWVGLS, encoded by the coding sequence GTGCGGATCGGCATCGTGTGCCCGTACTCCTTCGACGTGCCGGGCGGCGTGCAGAACCACGTGATGGACCTCGCCGAGGCGCTGATCGGGCTGGGGCACGAGGTCAGCGTTCTCGCCCCGGCCGACGAGGACTCCCCGCTACCGCCGTACCTGGTGCCGGCCGGGCGGGCGGTGCCGCTGCCGTACAACGGCTCGGTGGCGCGGATCGCGTTCGGCCCGGTCTCCACGGCCCGGGTCCGCCGCTGGATCACGCGGGGGGACTTCGACGTTCTGCACGTGCACGAGCCGTTGACCCTGAGCCTCTCCATGCTCGCCGTGCTCTCCGCGCGCGGGCCGGTGGTGGCCACCTTCCACACCGCGATGACCCGCTCCCGGGTTCTCGCCGCCGCGCAGGGCGTGCTCCAGATCGTGCTGGAGCGCATCACCGCCCGGATCGCGGTCAGCGCCCTGGCCCGCAAGGTGCAGGTCGAGCACATGGACGGCGGGGCGGTGGAGATTCCCAACGGGGTGGCTGTGGCGAAGTTCACCGGCGCCGAGCCGCTGCCCGGCTGGCCGGGGGAGTGCGCGCCGGGGCACGGTGGCGCGATCGGTTTCCTCGGCCGGTTCACCGAGGCCCGCAAGGGCTTCCCGGTGCTCCGGGACGCGTTCGTGCGGCTCGCGCCGGAACGCCCCGGACTGCGGTTGCTGGTCGCCGGCCCCGGCGACTCGGACGACCTGTACAAGAGGTTCCCGGCCGAGCTGCGGGAGCGGGTCACCTTCCTCGGGCTGGTCTCCGAGGGGGACAAGGCGCGCATGCTGCGCAGCGTCGACCTCTACGTGGCGCCGAACATCGGTGGGGAGTCGTTCGGCATGATCCTCACCGAGGCCCTCGCAGCGGGGACCACGGTCGTCGCCAGCGATCTCGACGCGTTCCGCCGGGTGCTCGACGGCGGTCGGGCCGGCCGGCTGTTCCGCACCGGCGACCCGTCAGCGCTGCGACGCGCCCTGGTCGACCTGCTCGACGACGCGGGCGCGCGGGAGGTGCTGACGGCCTGTGGCGATCAGGTGGTGGCGAACTTCGACTGGCCGATGGTTGCCCGCCGGGTTCTGGAGGTATACGCAGCGGCGATCGAGGCCACCGACGGCCGGGTCATCGACCAGGAATGGGTGGGGCTGAGCTGA